A region of Sulfurovum sp. DNA encodes the following proteins:
- the rplS gene encoding 50S ribosomal protein L19, with product MRNKYIENFEKIQTESKNIPDFRAGDTVKVAVRIKEGDKTRVQNFEGLCIAIRGQGTGRTFMVRKIGANSVGVERIFPLYSESIESIEVVRKGRVRRAKLFYLRDLKGKAARIKELRRK from the coding sequence ATGAGAAATAAATACATTGAGAATTTTGAAAAAATACAGACGGAAAGTAAAAATATTCCCGATTTTAGAGCAGGCGATACAGTTAAAGTCGCAGTAAGAATCAAAGAGGGTGACAAGACAAGAGTGCAAAACTTTGAAGGTCTCTGTATTGCCATTAGAGGACAAGGGACAGGAAGAACTTTCATGGTAAGAAAGATTGGTGCAAACTCTGTTGGTGTTGAGAGAATCTTTCCTCTCTACTCAGAATCTATCGAGAGTATTGAAGTAGTTAGAAAAGGTAGAGTCAGACGTGCGAAGTTGTTCTACTTGAGAGACCTTAAGGGAAAAGCTGCTCGTATTAAAGAGCTTCGTAGAAAATAG